The Thermotoga sp. nucleotide sequence AAGTGAAGGTGAACGGAAAGAAATACGAGAGTCTGAACGATTATTTCAAAAACATCGCATGGACAAAACACGCCATAGAGCCTCTTGAGGTAACAAACACTCTCGGAAAATTCGATCTTGTGATCAGGGTCAACGGTGGAGGCCTTTCCGGACAGGCCGGTGCCGTAAGGTTGGGAATAGCCCGTGCCCTGTTGCAGTACGATGAAAACCTAAAACCTATCCTCAAAAAATACAAAATGCTTACAAGGGATCCAAGAGAAGTCGAGAGGAAGAAGTACGGTTTGAAGAAGGCAAGAAGGGCACCCCAGTTCTCCAAGAGATGATTTTCAAGAGAAGGAGGAATATCGAGGGTCCGGTTGCCCCGGACCTCTCTTTTTCTGTACATCCCAGGGAGTGAGAACGTGATCCCCCGAGAGGTGATCGAGGAAATAAAGGAAAAGGTCGACATCGTTGAAGTAGTCTCGGAGTACGTGAACCTTACAAAGGTTGGGTCTTCGTATCGAGCGCTCTGTCCCTTCCATGCGGAAACAAGTCCTTCCTTCTACGTTCACCCAGGCCTGAAGATATATCACTGCTTTGGATGTGGTGCGAGTGGGGACGTCATCAAGTTCCTCCAGGAAATGGAGGGAATAAGTTTCCAAGAGGCTTTGGAAAGACTCGCAAAAAGAGCGGGAGTTGATCTTTCCGCGTATAAGTTGACTGGAAGCTCTGAGTACACCAGATACGTTCAACTGTACGAGGAAGTCTGGAGAAGGTACACCACCGAACTCAAGAAATCCGATCGAGCGAAGAAATACTTGCTGTCCAGGGGCTTTGCGGAAGGGGAGATAGAGAGCTTTGGATTTGGATACGCTCCTGAAGATTCGAGGATATCTATTGAAATTGGGAAGAGGTTGAACCTGAAAGAAGACGAGGTAATAAGGTATGGGCTGGCTTTGAAGAGAGGAAGTAGGTTGATCGATAGATTCGAAGGAAGATTGATCGTTCCGATAAAAAACGACAGGGGACATATCGTTGCCCTCGGGGGTCGTTTGTTAGGCGATGGTGAGCCGAAGTACCTGAACTCTCCAGATACCAGATATTTTTCCAAAAGGAAGACACTGTTTCTCTTTGATGAAGCAAAAAAAGTAGCAAAAGATGTTGGCTTTTTCGTGGTAACCGAGGGGTACTTTGATGCTCTGGCATTCAGGAGAGATGGAATCCCAACAGCGGTGGCGGTTCTGGGAGCGAATCTTTCTCGTGAAGCTATTCTAAAACTTTCTGCTCATTCAAGGAATGTGATCCTGTGTTTCGATAACGACAGAGCGGGTCTCAAAGCCACTTTGAAATCACTGGAGGACCTTCTGGAGTATGAGTTCAACGTTTTGATAGCAACTTCAGATCCTTACAAGGATCCCGATGAACTTTTTCGGAAAAAGGGAAAAGGATCTCTCAAAAAGATGCTCAAGGAATCGGTTTCATTCGAATACTTTTTGATGAAGGCGGGAGAAGTTTTCTTCGATAAAAACAGTCCCACAGGTGTGAAGTCCTACCTCTCTTTCTTGAGAAAGTGGGTTCAAAAGATGAGAAGAAAAGGATATTTGAAACACGTCGACAACCTTGTGAAGGAGGTCTCCAGCTCCACACAAATACCAGAAAGTCAGATATTGAACTTTTTTGAAAGTGATAGGTCTAACAATATGCTTGCACAAGAGGTGAAACCATCAAAAATCTACGACGAAGGAAAGGGACTCGTGTACTTGTTTTTGAACTACGAAGACTTCAGAAGGAGAATACTGGAACTCGACCTGAATGTTTTGGAGGATCGTAATGCGAGAGAATTTTTCGAGAAGGTGGCTTCTATCGGGAATTTGAACGAGGCGACAGAATCACTCCCGAAAGAGGTGAAGGATTGGATCTTCAAAGTCCTGGAAGAGGTTCCCCCCCCAAAAAATCCGGAAAAGTTTTTTCAGGATCTCTCCGAAAAGTTGAAAGTGCGTCAGTTAAAAAAGCGCCTAGGGGAGATAGAAAAGATGATAAAACAGAGCACCAGTGAAGAGGAAAGACGTATCCTCTTGAACATGAAAGTGGACCTTTTGAGAAAAATCAAGAGGAGGAGAAAAAGTATGGCAGAAAAGAAAGAGGCTATCACGAAAGAGGAACAGGCCAAA carries:
- the dnaG gene encoding DNA primase produces the protein MIPREVIEEIKEKVDIVEVVSEYVNLTKVGSSYRALCPFHAETSPSFYVHPGLKIYHCFGCGASGDVIKFLQEMEGISFQEALERLAKRAGVDLSAYKLTGSSEYTRYVQLYEEVWRRYTTELKKSDRAKKYLLSRGFAEGEIESFGFGYAPEDSRISIEIGKRLNLKEDEVIRYGLALKRGSRLIDRFEGRLIVPIKNDRGHIVALGGRLLGDGEPKYLNSPDTRYFSKRKTLFLFDEAKKVAKDVGFFVVTEGYFDALAFRRDGIPTAVAVLGANLSREAILKLSAHSRNVILCFDNDRAGLKATLKSLEDLLEYEFNVLIATSDPYKDPDELFRKKGKGSLKKMLKESVSFEYFLMKAGEVFFDKNSPTGVKSYLSFLRKWVQKMRRKGYLKHVDNLVKEVSSSTQIPESQILNFFESDRSNNMLAQEVKPSKIYDEGKGLVYLFLNYEDFRRRILELDLNVLEDRNAREFFEKVASIGNLNEATESLPKEVKDWIFKVLEEVPPPKNPEKFFQDLSEKLKVRQLKKRLGEIEKMIKQSTSEEERRILLNMKVDLLRKIKRRRKSMAEKKEAITKEEQAKEQEKRFSSQIEKRIKKLINQGKKRGYITYEDIDKAFPPNYEEFDTNLIEKIYEELEKHGINIVESDSEEETETSAEELEELLERESPEIHDTSNVRDSIKMYLKEIGKIPLLTPAQERELARRAQMGDKKAKEKLITSNLRLVVS
- the rpsI gene encoding 30S ribosomal protein S9 codes for the protein MAGVVGYYGTGRRKTAVARVYLRPGDGKVKVNGKKYESLNDYFKNIAWTKHAIEPLEVTNTLGKFDLVIRVNGGGLSGQAGAVRLGIARALLQYDENLKPILKKYKMLTRDPREVERKKYGLKKARRAPQFSKR